A region of the Thermoplasmata archaeon genome:
ACCTACTTCCGGCAATGTTGACTCTTTAACATCCATTTCTATCAGTAAGAAGATATACGGTCAGTATTCTTAAAACTTTTTCTGTTGCCCAAAAGAAATTTGACTTTTAACACCTTTTTCTGATAAACAAATGAAGTCATAATAAACGTATAAATAAAAACAGAAGTATTTAATACAAATTTTAATTTGCTGAACTGGATGAACCTTAAAAACGGGCTGGCTATTTATTCGATAGTCTTCTCTAGAGCAATATATGCACTTAATTGGTACAATATTGCCCCTGCATTTTTATTAATATCTGCAACATTCAGCTTGCGTATGGGACTATTAGGGCTTTTGCCAACAGTGTTTATGTTAGGAGCCGGTATATTTCAAGTTCCTGCAGGCATAATTTCTACAAAAATAGGTGCTAAGAATACAGCGATGACCGGACTTTTGCTAATCTCTTTATTTTCAATATTTTCTGGATTAGCTTTAAACTTCGAGTTATTACTGCTATTCAGATTTGTAGTTGGGATAGGCGCAGCATTCTATTTTGCGCCGATAATACCGATACTTAACAGGCTTTTTAAAGGCGAGAATAAAGGATATGTGATGGGCATTTATAATGGAGCATTTAACTTTGGTGGTGGCTTTGCAATATTAGTTTGGGCCATAATATCCTACTCTCTGGGCTGGAGAATCGGCCTAATTTTGGGCGGGATAATCGGACTGATCACTACTGTTGAGAACATTATTGTAATTCCCAAAGATGTAAAAAATGATGCTGATTCTGAAATTTATTCTAAGATCAAGATGGTGCTGACATCAAAAAGCGTATGGGCACTTGCAATAGGATTATCCGGGTTCTGGGGAGCGTATTTTACTGCTGCACAATTCCTGGTTACTTACTCTGAAAGCATAAAGCATATAGTTCCTTCCTTCGCTGGAGTTATGTCTTCAATGATCTTATTGATGGGCATTGTAGGTGGTCCTATTGGTGGTAAACTATCGGATAAACTAGGGAAAAGAAAGCTATTTATGTACATACCAGCATTATCTATAGGGGTACTGTTTATATTAATTCCATTCTCTGATCTTGTGAACCTTTTTGCAATAGTGATACTAATTGGCTTTTTAGATGTAATAGTTTTCTCTATTTTATATGCCATGCCCGCAGAATATGCTGAAATAGAGCCAGAATATCTGCCATTGGCAATAGGGCTTATAAACAGCGTGCAGATCTTGGTAGGTTCGTTCAGTCCCTTTCTTTTTGGATACATTGTTGACCTATCTAATTATACGATAGGATGGATATTTTTAGGAATATTCACAATTATGTTCTTACCGATTCTTCACTTTGCAAAGGGAACTTAATCTTGCACGTTTTTAAAAACGCAGAAGTATCTATTCAAACTTCTATGCACTTTTAACTTATGATATTCTATTAACTTAAAATATCGACTGCCGATTTTAATATAATCATAATGCGGCAAAATTATAGATATAAAGCCACCATATTTAACCAGCTTTTTAAATTCTCTAAAACTTCTGTCATAAAGATCTGATACATTCTCTTTGTTTATAAATGCAGATCTACCGTAGGGTGGGTCAGTTACTATTGCATCTAAAGTGCCAAAATATTCGCTAATTTTAGAAACATCACCATGGTACACCGATGCATCTAGGGCAAAATGTTCTAAATTCTTTTTTGCGCCTTGTACCATATCTATATCAATATCTGTACCATTGGCATTAATGCCCATAGCACTTGCTTCTATCAGAATACTCCCGCCACCACAAAATGGGTCAAGAATTGTATCTTTTTCTTTTACTCTTGCTAAATTCACTAAAAAGCGTGCGTAATTGGGTGGCAATGACAAATTTGTACGAAATGGTCGTTTTTCATTTCTTCTTTCTCTAATGCTCTTATTAAAACTATTATGGATCATAAATCCAGCGTATACGGATTCATTTGTTATCAAAACTCTTATTTCCTTTTCTGGGTCTTTTAAGTTCACTTTTTTATAATATATTCCACCTATCTTCTTTTCGAGAGCTCTGGTGTCTACATTTTTTGTGCTGTAGTTTTTTATCCTAACTGCAAATGACTCAGCATTAAAATCTATATTTTTCATTTTGCCTAATATACTATCAATCTCAGATTGAAAAAGATAGGTACTGATAGTTTTTGTAAAAGCAGCTCTTTTCTCTACATTTTTTATATCAGAAAAAACAGAAACAGGGAAATCTGCAAAATAATTGTACCTGATATTTTCTCCTTCAAGTATGCCTCTTAACTCAGCTAAAGGCATTGTTTTTTGTTCGCCAGAAAACTCCAAAATATACATTGCATTATTTAAAAGAGTTTAGATCCAGGAAACAGCGCAAAGTACTTTGTTATCTTCAACTCTTATGAAATTTTTGCATTTTTTACATGTTTCCAAAGATACCTCATCAGTATCAAATATTCTCAAAGGACAATTGAGAACAATTCCATTAACAATTGATCTATATTTTGGAAATATTATATCCGGACTCCTATCCACTTCTACCATTTTTCAGCACTCCTATTTTATTATTAATATTGTAGTAATTATTAAACTTTTCTATGCTTTATGCCATTGTAAAATATTGCTAAAATTGTTTTATTTTATCGTTTTTATAGAAAGCAAATTGTATTATTAATGGTAAAAATACTCTGTCTAAATGATAATATAATTGTAATTATTGCATAGTTGAGTATGTGAATTGTAAACAGAAAAATAAATATCAGTAAAAAGCATATATAAAACCGTAATGGAAATAAACATAAGACTCTTAACAGGTTCTTACGACCGTTCAGATGAAAATAATGTAGTGGTAGAGTTGTTCGGGAAAAGTGATGATCAGCGTTCTGTACTGGTTAGATATAGCGGTTTTTATCCTTATTTTTATCTGGCATCAAATTCTCCTGATCTTAGAAAAAGACTGGAATCTGACAAGAACGTGATCAGCATAAAGAATGTAAAATTATGGCTGGATGGAAAAAATCAGGATTGTTTAAAAGTTACTATAAAGCATCCTTGGGAGGTACCTGCTTATAGAAATGAGCTTCAAAACTACTGTGAAGTGCTTGCAGCAGACATACCATTTCATCATCGTTTTATATATGACATGAATCTCTCATCTTGCATCAAAGTTAAAGGAGACGAAGTGACTGAACAGTTCAAGCATAAATATTCAGTAGACATAGTTATAGATGCAAAAGAATTTACAAATATTCCAGATTTCAAACCTGTGCTTAAAGTATTGAGTTTTGATATTGAAAACTCATTAAAAAAACAAGAGATATTT
Encoded here:
- a CDS encoding DNA methyltransferase; amino-acid sequence: MPLAELRGILEGENIRYNYFADFPVSVFSDIKNVEKRAAFTKTISTYLFQSEIDSILGKMKNIDFNAESFAVRIKNYSTKNVDTRALEKKIGGIYYKKVNLKDPEKEIRVLITNESVYAGFMIHNSFNKSIRERRNEKRPFRTNLSLPPNYARFLVNLARVKEKDTILDPFCGGGSILIEASAMGINANGTDIDIDMVQGAKKNLEHFALDASVYHGDVSKISEYFGTLDAIVTDPPYGRSAFINKENVSDLYDRSFREFKKLVKYGGFISIILPHYDYIKIGSRYFKLIEYHKLKVHRSLNRYFCVFKNVQD
- a CDS encoding MFS transporter → MNLKNGLAIYSIVFSRAIYALNWYNIAPAFLLISATFSLRMGLLGLLPTVFMLGAGIFQVPAGIISTKIGAKNTAMTGLLLISLFSIFSGLALNFELLLLFRFVVGIGAAFYFAPIIPILNRLFKGENKGYVMGIYNGAFNFGGGFAILVWAIISYSLGWRIGLILGGIIGLITTVENIIVIPKDVKNDADSEIYSKIKMVLTSKSVWALAIGLSGFWGAYFTAAQFLVTYSESIKHIVPSFAGVMSSMILLMGIVGGPIGGKLSDKLGKRKLFMYIPALSIGVLFILIPFSDLVNLFAIVILIGFLDVIVFSILYAMPAEYAEIEPEYLPLAIGLINSVQILVGSFSPFLFGYIVDLSNYTIGWIFLGIFTIMFLPILHFAKGT